TCCCTGGAGGATATGAACAATGCGTCCGTTGAATACATTCGTGGTATTACAGTCGTAAAAGCATTTAAACAGACGGTATATTCCTTCCGCAGACTGCATGAAACCATTAAAGGTTATACGGATTTAGTTATACCCTATACCTTAAGCTGGGAAAATTACATGTCCGGTTTTTCAACCATAGTAAATAATATTTATTTATTTATCCTTCCGGTGGGTATCTTGATTGGAATGAAGACAAAGGACTTTAAAAGCTTTGCCATTACTTTTATTTTTTATCTGATTTTTGTTCCGGCCATATCTTCAATCATGCTTAAAATTATGTATGTAACCTCCAATAGTATGCAGATTATAAATGGTGTGGAGCGAATGGATGAAGTATTAAACACAAACCCTTTGCCGGCTGCTGTACAATCAGGCAAGAGCCAGGGTTCGGATATCACCTTTGAAAAGGTATCCTTTTCGTATCAAGAGGATTCTGAAACAAAAGCTCTAAACAATGTGTCCTTTCATGCCGGGCAAGGGCAGATAACAGCAGTAGTAGGGCCTTCTGGGGGAGGTAAAAGCACCATCGCTCATTTAATTCCACGTTTCTTTGATGTAACAGAGGGAAGTATAAAAATCGGAGGAGTGGATATTAGGGAGATGGAGCTTTCTAATCTTATGGATAAGGTAAGTTTTGTATTCCAAGATGTGTTTCTATTTAAGCAAAGTATTATGGATAATATTAGAATTGGTAATCTAAAGGCGACAAAGGAACAGATTATAGAAGCTGCTAAAGCTGCCCGGTGCCATGAATTTATAGAAAAACTGCCCCAGGGTTACCAGACGGTTATTGGTTCTAAAGGGGTTCATTTATCCGGCGGAGAGCGGCAAAGGCTTGTAATCGCAAGAGCAATTGTAAAAGATGCGCCTATTATTGTTCTGGATGAGGCCACCGCCTTTGCAGATCCTGAAAACGAGTATCTGATTCAAAAGGCATTTGAGCGTCTTATGAAGAAGAAAACAGTGATAATCATAGCCCACAGGCTTTCTACCATACGCAGTGCCAGCAATATTCTGGTAATGGATCAGGGGGTGTTGGTGGAGGAGGGAAATCATGAAGCTTTGATTGCTAAAAAAGGCAAGTATTTTGAGATGTGGCAGATGTACACAAAATCCCTGGACTGGAAGATGGGAAAGGCAAAGGAGGCAGAAAACCATGCGTAGTTTAAAAGACATACAAATCCTTACGGATAAGGGGTATGAAGATTTAAAGAAGGCAATAACTGCCTGCACGATAACCAATCTCTCTCTTATGCTGCCCTTTGGTATTACTATTCAGGTTTTTGGTGAGATGCTAAAGCCCTTTTTAGGAGAAGAAATCTCTTGGAAAAAGATGTGGTTGTTATTCGGGCTTGGTGTTGCAGCAGCTATTCTGGTATTCATTGCTAATAAGAATGACTATAAAAAGACATATGTAGCCTCCTATAAGGAGTCAGAAGCAACCAGAGTACGGGTGGCAGAGCACATCAGAAAACTGCCTATGAGCTTTTTTAATTCCAAAGATTTATCCGAGCTTACAACCAATATTATGGGGGATTGTGCAACCACGGAGCATGTATTAAGCCATGTCATTCCTCAGCTTTGTGCCAACGGTATTTCTATGACTCTGGTATGCATAATGCTGGCTTTCTTTGAGTGGAGACTGGCCTTGACTGTATTTATTACCGTGCCCATTGCTTTCTTGATTATATTAGGCAGTAAGAAACTACAGGATAAACTTAGCCAGAAGCATATAGAAGCGAAACTGAAAGCTTCGGATCAGGTGCAGGAGTATCTGGAAGGTATTAAGGTTATCAAAGCCTGCGGATTGGATGGTGAAAAATTCTCAGCACTGGACAATGCACTTAAAGTAATGATGAAGATGGCAATTCGTATGGAAGTTGTAACCGGAATTTTTGTAACTGGAGCCCAGATGATTGTACAGGCAGGAGTAGGTTTAACTGTATTTACAGGTACCTATCTGCTGACAGGGGGGGAAATAGAATTAATACCTTTACTTATGTTTTTCTTGATTGTTGTGAGGATATATGGTCCTATCTTGGTAGAATTAACACTATTACCAGAACTTTTATATCTTCAGATGTCAACAAAACGTATGAGGACGTTAATGTCTACTCCGATTATGACAGGAGACGGAGAAAAGCAGATAAAGGACTTTACCATACAACTTAATAATATATCGTTCCGTTATAACCATACAGAAGAAAATAATCAGGCGGTTATAAAGAATATGACAGCGACTATTCCTTCTGGGAAAATTACTGCGCTGGTTGGCCCTTCCGGTTGCGGAAAAAGTACGGTCTCCAAATTAATCGCCAGGTTCTGGGATGTAGATACCGGCAGTATTACCATAGGAGGAGTGAATATAAAGACCCTTGATCCAGAACACCTTATGGGGTATATGTCCTTTGTATTTCAGGATGTAGTACTGTTTCATGATACAATTTATAACAATATCCGTATCGGTAATCTAAATGCAACCAAAGAACAGGTAACGGAAGCCGCCAAAGCCGCCAACTGTGATTCATTTATCGACAGATTGCCTGGGGGCTATGATACAGTGCTTGGAGAAAACGGGGGCACTTTATCCGGTGGAGAACGCCAGCGTATATCCATAGCCAGAGCATTGTTAAAGAATGCACCTATTGTCTTGTTAGATGAAGCCACGGCTTCTTTGGATCCGGAGAATGAGGTCTATATACAGGAGGCTATATCGAGGCTGATTGAAGGGAAAACGGTTATAGTAATAGCACACAGACTTAGAACAGTAGTTACTGCCGACAAAATTATCGTATTGCAGGAAGGAGAAATTTTAGAGGAAGGAATCCACGAAATTCTAATTAAGAAAAAGGGGCTCTATGAGCACCTGTATCATATACAGCAGGAAAGCTTAGGCTGGAGTGTATAGGAATACAGTATAAAAGCTAGAAGAGTCAGAAAAAATATCATTTTGAAGGGCTGAGCAAACCTTAAGGTTATATGATTTAAAAACTTAGGGTCTGCTCAGCCCTTTTAGATTGTGAATGATTTACACAAGTGGAGCAGGTTTCTTGGAAATAAAAGATATATAGGATATAGGAGATGTAACTTCTTTTAGGATATGCTTTACATCCTCTAAGGGGTTATATTATAATGAGCCTAACAAAATAGAAGCTTCGTTGCTAAAGATGCAGTAAAGTACCAGACCTCCTGAGAAGGAAGAAGAGGTAATGAAGGTTAATAATACTGCCAAGGCGACAGGTTTGAAAGAGTGACCGGAATGAAAATCAGACGCCCAAAATTAAAAGCAGATAACAGCCTGTTCCATGAAATTCTAAGAGACGTGTGCTTAACTACAAGGGTTATAGAGTCGGGACAGTTTATACAACATGGCAATACATCCGTATTAGAGCATAGTATACTTGTAGCATATGTAAGCTACCGGGTAGCGCTAAAACTTAAACTGCCAGTAAAACATAGAGAATTAATCAGAGGAGCACTGCTGCATGATTATTTTTTATACGATTGGCATGAAAAAGATAAAAACCATAGACTTCATGGCTTTTATCATCCTTTTACAGCATTACGAAATGCAGAAAGAGATGTTAAGCTAACTGCAATTGAAAGGGATATTATAAAAAAGCATATGTTTCCCTTAACACTGATACCGCCCAGACATATGGAAAGCCTGTTGGTATGCCTGGTTGATAAGTTCTGTGCAACTTGTGAAACGCTCTATATCACAAGCAGAGACGATAAGTTCTGGTTAAAAAAAGCAGTGGTGTACAGCAGAGCAAGAAATAGAGTTACGTAGATTGAAATATACGTTGTATATTAATCTTCCGATTGCCATATAGCAGGCAAATGTGGCACTGCAATGAAAGAGTATAGGTTGTATTAACCTATATAATATTATATTATCTGGAATAACTCCGGTATTGGGAAGGGGTTATCCCTTCGAATTTCTTAAACTGTCTCATAAAGTGAAGTTCGTTGTCATAACCGCAAAGTTCAGCAATCACCCTTATGGACATATCTGTTGTTTTTAGATAAAACTTAGCACGGAGAATACGAGCCTGAATTACCTCCTGTATACAGGAAATCTTAAAAAAGTGCTTATAAAGATGCTGAAAATAGGAAATGCTTAAGTTCATATAATCTGCCATGCTCTGTGCGGACCACTTTTTTTGAGGCGTGTTGTGGATTTCATTTCGCAGCTGATTCATTTTTGTAATATATTTCTGGTCACCGGAAGCGTTTCGATTTAACGCAATCTGAGAATCTAAACTAAACAAAAGTGTACGCATTAGAGTATCTTTTATTGCATCC
The nucleotide sequence above comes from Anaerocolumna cellulosilytica. Encoded proteins:
- a CDS encoding ABC transporter ATP-binding protein, with product MNKERNTGPKTGMARLLELAATKKPLVISSVILSVLASVASFIPYIAIYNVVREIMGVYPDYSKLRAGTIIGYGWIAFGGIIGNIVLYFAALMCSHFAAFGTLYELKVNFASHLAKLPLGFHLMTGSGKLRKVMDENIEKIEGFIAHQLPDIVAAFVAPVVMVIILLSVDYRFGLAALLGIMIGFIIQFRAYGNDGAKEMMNKYQNSLEDMNNASVEYIRGITVVKAFKQTVYSFRRLHETIKGYTDLVIPYTLSWENYMSGFSTIVNNIYLFILPVGILIGMKTKDFKSFAITFIFYLIFVPAISSIMLKIMYVTSNSMQIINGVERMDEVLNTNPLPAAVQSGKSQGSDITFEKVSFSYQEDSETKALNNVSFHAGQGQITAVVGPSGGGKSTIAHLIPRFFDVTEGSIKIGGVDIREMELSNLMDKVSFVFQDVFLFKQSIMDNIRIGNLKATKEQIIEAAKAARCHEFIEKLPQGYQTVIGSKGVHLSGGERQRLVIARAIVKDAPIIVLDEATAFADPENEYLIQKAFERLMKKKTVIIIAHRLSTIRSASNILVMDQGVLVEEGNHEALIAKKGKYFEMWQMYTKSLDWKMGKAKEAENHA
- a CDS encoding ABC transporter ATP-binding protein, whose protein sequence is MRSLKDIQILTDKGYEDLKKAITACTITNLSLMLPFGITIQVFGEMLKPFLGEEISWKKMWLLFGLGVAAAILVFIANKNDYKKTYVASYKESEATRVRVAEHIRKLPMSFFNSKDLSELTTNIMGDCATTEHVLSHVIPQLCANGISMTLVCIMLAFFEWRLALTVFITVPIAFLIILGSKKLQDKLSQKHIEAKLKASDQVQEYLEGIKVIKACGLDGEKFSALDNALKVMMKMAIRMEVVTGIFVTGAQMIVQAGVGLTVFTGTYLLTGGEIELIPLLMFFLIVVRIYGPILVELTLLPELLYLQMSTKRMRTLMSTPIMTGDGEKQIKDFTIQLNNISFRYNHTEENNQAVIKNMTATIPSGKITALVGPSGCGKSTVSKLIARFWDVDTGSITIGGVNIKTLDPEHLMGYMSFVFQDVVLFHDTIYNNIRIGNLNATKEQVTEAAKAANCDSFIDRLPGGYDTVLGENGGTLSGGERQRISIARALLKNAPIVLLDEATASLDPENEVYIQEAISRLIEGKTVIVIAHRLRTVVTADKIIVLQEGEILEEGIHEILIKKKGLYEHLYHIQQESLGWSV
- a CDS encoding HD domain-containing protein, yielding MKIRRPKLKADNSLFHEILRDVCLTTRVIESGQFIQHGNTSVLEHSILVAYVSYRVALKLKLPVKHRELIRGALLHDYFLYDWHEKDKNHRLHGFYHPFTALRNAERDVKLTAIERDIIKKHMFPLTLIPPRHMESLLVCLVDKFCATCETLYITSRDDKFWLKKAVVYSRARNRVT
- a CDS encoding AraC family transcriptional regulator, with product MITVTNCGHDSRHKTGFRIIRKTGVPNYILLLVKTDALFEIKGKMIVTEPNMAILFDKNTYTHYGSNMGFYNDDWIHFDFKDEPCLLDTLNIPFNQPVYLPFISHLSAYVRQLVQESNTPSKHKDAIKDTLMRTLLFSLDSQIALNRNASGDQKYITKMNQLRNEIHNTPQKKWSAQSMADYMNLSISYFQHLYKHFFKISCIQEVIQARILRAKFYLKTTDMSIRVIAELCGYDNELHFMRQFKKFEGITPSQYRSYSR